One part of the Vicia villosa cultivar HV-30 ecotype Madison, WI linkage group LG6, Vvil1.0, whole genome shotgun sequence genome encodes these proteins:
- the LOC131610419 gene encoding uncharacterized protein LOC131610419 gives MAVTTHSLTSTEKKHWWLTNRKIVEKYLKDARSLIATQEQSEIVSALNLLDAALAISPRLDQALELKARSLLYLRRFKDVADMLQEYIPSLRMANEDPSSGSSESSSREGVKLLSSDSPVRDQSFKCFSVSDLKKKVMAGLWKSCDKEGQWRYLVLGEACCHLGLMEDAMVLLQTGKRIASDAFRRESVCWSDDSFPLLTIPIAGDNANQPTNSPPRVPINVTERVTHLLSHIKFLLRRRAAALAALDAGLYSEAIRHFSKIVDGRRAAPQGFLAECYMHRASANRSAGRIAESIADCNRTLSLDPTCIQALETRASLFETIRCLPDSLHDLEHLKLLYNSILRDRKLPGPALKRQNVRYREIPGKLCALATKIQELKQRLASGETTSVDYYALIGIRRGCSRSELERAHLLLCLRHKPDKATNFIERCEFADERDIDTVKEKAKMCSLLLYRLIQKGYTSVMSNVLDEEAAEKQRKKNAVAAAAQAQAQAQAQVAAIQVVKKTNEAELKNNKPEVKVANVLHENDQSQSLISSCTVNPAVFQGVFCRDLAVVGSLLTQVGFNRPIPVKYEALSC, from the exons ATGGCTGTCACTACTCACTCTCTTACCTCTACAGAAAAGAAACATTGGTGGCTCACAAACCGAAAG aTTGTTGAGAAATATTTGAAAGATGCTCGGAGCTTAATAGCGACGCAAGAACAGAGCGAGATTGTTTCGGCGTTGAATCTTTTAGATGCGGCTTTGGCTATATCTCCGCGGTTAGATCAGGCGCTTGAGTTGAAAGCGAGGTCGTTGCTTTATCTACGGAGGTTCAAGGATGTTGCTGATATGCTTCAAGAATATATTCCGAGTTTGAGAATGGCGAATGAAGATCCTTCTTCGGGTTCTTCTGAGTCTTCTTCTAGGGAAGGTGTGAAGCTTCTTTCCTCTGATTCGCCGGTGAGAGATCAGAGTTTTAAGTGTTTCTCTGTTTCTGATCTTAAGAAAAAGGTTATGGCGGGTTTATGGAAAAGCTGTGATAAAGAAGGGCAATGGAG ATACTTGGTTTTGGGTGAAGCATGTTGCCATTTAGGATTAATGGAGGATGCAATGGTTCTTCTTCAAACTGGAAAACGGATTGCCAGTGATGCATTCCGGCGAGAGAGTGTTTGCTGGTCCGACGATAGTTTTCCTCTGTTAACCATCCCGATTGCCGGAGACAATGCGAACCAACCAACCAATTCACCACCACGGGTTCCTATAAATGTGACAGAAAGAGTAACACACTTACTCAGCCACATCAAGTTCCTCCTTCGCCGTCGTGCAGCTGCACTTGCTGCACTTGACGCTGGTCTTTACTCAGAAGCCATACGTCATTTCTCAAAAATTGTAGACGGGCGGCGTGCTGCGCCACAAGGCTTCCTTGCGGAATGCTACATGCACAGAGCTTCCGCAAACCGCTCTGCCGGTCGAATTGCTGAGTCTATAGCTGATTGTAACCGTACACTTTCTCTAGACCCAACTTGCATTCAGGCCCTTGAAACCAGAGCTTCACTTTTCGAAACAATTCGTTGCCTACCTGATTCTCTACACGATTTAGAACATTTGAAACTTCTCTACAACTCCATCTTACGTGACCGGAAACTTCCCGGTCCAGCATTGAAGCGTCAAAACGTGAGATACAGAGAGATTCCAGGGAAACTATGTGCTTTAGCCACCAAGATTCAAGAACTGAAACAAAGGTTAGCTTCTGGTGAAACCACTAGTGTTGATTACTATGCATTGATTGGGATTCGACGAGGCTGTTCACGTTCTGAACTAGAAAGAGCTCATTTATTGCTTTGTCTTCGCCATAAGCCAGATAAAGCTACCAATTTCATCGAAAGATGCGAGTTTGCGGATGAACGCGATATTGATACAGTTAAGGAGAAAGCAAAGATGTGTTCATTGTTATTGTACAGATTGATTCAAAAGGGTTACACGAGCGTGATGAGTAATGTATTAGACGAAGAAGCTGCcgaaaaacaaagaaagaaaaatgcTGTTGCTGCTGCAGCACAAGCACAGGCCCAAGCACAGGCACAGGTAGCAGCAATTCAAgtagttaagaaaacaaatgaagCTGAGTTGAAAAACAACAAGCCAGAAGTTAAGGTTGCTAATGTTTTACATGAAAATGATCAGTCTCAGTCTCTGATATCTTCCTGTACTGTAAACCCGGCGGTGTTTCAAGGCGTGTTTTGCCGCGATCTTGCGGTGGTTGGAAGCTTGTTGACGCAGGTTGGATTTAACCGTCCAATTCCGGTGAAGTATGAAGCATTGAGCTGCTAA